The following are encoded together in the Flavihumibacter fluvii genome:
- a CDS encoding co-chaperone GroES: MAKKLNITPLHDRVVVKPAPAEEKTAGGIIIPDTAKEKPQRGTVVAAGLGKKDEPLVVKVGDTVLYGKYAGTELQLEGGDFLIMRESDILAIV; encoded by the coding sequence ATGGCTAAGAAGTTAAACATTACTCCTTTGCACGACAGGGTGGTAGTAAAACCAGCCCCTGCTGAAGAGAAAACTGCAGGTGGGATCATCATCCCTGATACTGCAAAAGAAAAACCACAGCGTGGTACAGTAGTAGCAGCCGGTCTCGGTAAAAAAGACGAACCGCTTGTTGTTAAAGTTGGTGATACCGTTTTGTATGGTAAATATGCCGGAACGGAATTGCAGTTAGAAGGCGGAGACTTTCTGATCATGCGCGAAAGCGATATCCTTGCGATTGTTTAA